The Methanosphaera sp. sequence ATTTGTTATTGTTATTCTGGTTGCTGTCTTATGTCATCATTTTTAGGTGGTCGTAGTGGTAATAGGGGTATTTGTGCTCAGCCTTGTCGTCTTAAGTATTCGCTTTTCTCATCTAATGGTAATGAGATTGCAGAAAGTAATTATCTTCTAAGTACTCGTGATCTTTGCACATATCATGATGTTGATAAGCTAGTTAATGCTGGTGTTAACACTATTAAAATTGAAGGTCGTATGAAAACTAGTGAGTATGTTACAGCTACAACTTATGCATATAAAAATGCTGTTAGTGGTAATTTAAGTAGTGATGATGAGTATATGCTTGATGTTGCATTTAATCGTGGATTTAGTAGTGGATATATGATGGAAAATGAATGTTATGATGTTGTAAATCGTAAGTATTCTGGTAATCAGGGCTTTATGATTGGTTATATTGACCGTGTTTATGATGATGAAATTAGAATTCATTTAACTAATCGTAAGTATCCTATTGAAATTGTTAATGGTGATGGTCTTAAGTTTGTTGATGAGAAATCTAGTTGTGGAATGTATGTTAGTGGTATTGTTTCACAGGGAAAGGATTTTGTTAAATTAAAACTTAATAAGAAACTTAACCTTACAAAGGATAGTTTTGTATATATCACTTATTCTAAATTCCTTGAAAATAAGACAAAGGCTATAATTAATGAAGATAATACTAATAAAGTTGCCATTGACTTGTTAATTAATATTAATAATGAAAGGGAACTTGAAGTAAAATGTAGTATTCCAAGTATGGGTAAATGCTTTAATTATAAGGCAACAGAAAAATTCCAGAAAGCAAAAAATAGACCATTAACATGTGATGTTATAGATAAACAACTTAGAAAAACTGGTGATACACAATATAGTATTGAAAATATAGAGTATACTAACTTCTATGATGATCTTTTCATGCCAACATCTGTTATTAATGCTATTCGTCGTGATCTCATTGAATATGTAGATAGTGAAATTAGAAAATCACAAAATCCAACACACAAAAAACAACAACAAGTACGTCAAAGTATTGATGAATTTAAAGATGCATATAAAAATAAAACATACAATACAACAGATACTGTTAAATATGGTGCTTATATTACATCTAAAAAGCAGGCTGAAATTGTAGCAGGTTATGATTTTATTGATGATGTATACTATGATGGTAGTTTTAATTATGATATAAAAGGTCATTATTATAAAAATATCTTCTATTCACTTCGTGATATTGCAACTGTTATTGGTGATAAAAATCTTATATGGACTCTTCCTGCACTTTGTGGTGATAGTGAAGTTGGAAAAATTAATTCTATCATTGAACAACTTAAAGATGAAGGTATAGCTATTAAGATTCAAACAGATAATATTGGTGTTGCATCAGAAATTAATAGTTGTGATTGTTATGGTGTTAATTTAAATATTTATAATAATTACACAGTAGAAAAACTTGCAACTACCCCTGAATTTAAAAGGTTAGCTATATCAACTGAACTTGGATTTGATGATTTAGTAAGCTTTGATGTAAATAGTGATTGTGAACTTGAATATATGATATTTGGTAAGTTAAGATTAATGATAAGTGAGGATAATTTCAAGGATATTATAGGTGAAAATAAAGATGAATTCTACTATCTTAAAGACACAAAAAACAACACCTATCAACTAAGAATAGATGCACATAATCATTCACAAATATATGATGAAAAAACACTTGACCTTACAAATCACATAGAAAAACTAGAAAAAACAGCAATAGACAATCTAAGTCTTGATTTAAGACTATATAACACTACACAAACACGTGAAATTATGAAATATATAGATTCAAAAGTTAATAAAAAACAAGTATACAAACTACCAGAAGATATGAAAACATACACTGCTAATTTTAAAAAAGGTTTATATAAAAAATAAACCTTAAAATTTATTCTTTTTTTTATTTTAGTTTTATTTTTAAATTATCCTAAGCATATTAAGTCCAATATATAAAACAAGTACAACTTGTAATGCTTTAAGATATTTAGTATTAATTTTCTGTGATAATTTTGCAGCATAACCTGAAATAAGAGTACTTGTTATTGCAATAAATACAAACTGAAGTATATTTACATATCCAATAGAAAAGCTTGGAAGACCAACAACACCCTGTCCTAGTATGATGTATGCAATAATACCACCAAGACTTGTTGCAATAATTGCAGCAGATGATGTACCAATAGCTTTACGTGTAGGATATTTAAAAAGAATTGTTAATGCTGGAATCATAATAACTCCACCACCAACACCCATAAGTCCTGAAAGAAGACCTGCTATAAGACCAAGAAGTCCATGAGCAAGTGAGTTTTTATTGATATTATCATCATTTTCAGGATATTTAAGAACTATCATATTAATTGCAGAAAATATACATACAATTCCAAAAAATATTTCAAGATAACGTACATTTACAGTTGTTGATATTAAAGCACCACTTACTGCACCAATAACACCAAAGATCATTAAAAGTCCTAGTCCTGTTTTTTCAATCATTCCATTTTTATAATGTTTCTGACTACTATTAATCATTGTAACAAATATAACAGCAAGAGATGTTGCAAATGACATAGGAAGTGCAATTGAAGCTTCAACACCATTCATCAGCATTAAATTATACTGGATAGGTGTGATAATAATTCCACCACCAACACCAAGAAGTCCTGCCATTAGACCACTAAAGCAGCCACCACATAAAAGAAGCAATATATATAATAAAAAATCCATAATAAATTCCACTTTAAATGTTTTCTTAAAAAAAATTATAATTTAGACTAATATTTTTCCAAAAATTTATTATAATAATTTAGAAATATAATCTAATCTAGATATATATAATAATTTAATATGAAAAATATTTAAAAATATTTACATTAAAAGTACACAGGAGACTTAGCTGTTTGAAAATATCTGACATTGAAAATATAAAAGGTGTAGGTCCTAAAATTACCCAAAAAATTATTCAAACATATCAAGACTATGACAACTTCAAAGAAAGCATAGAAAACTATGAAATTGATAAACTAATGAATATACAAGGACTTAGTAATAAAAAAGCACTAGAAATTGCACAATACATTCTAGGATATG is a genomic window containing:
- a CDS encoding U32 family peptidase, translating into MDGKCKVLSPVGSFDILKSAVFAGADCVYISAKKYGARGFAENFSYREIREAVEFAHEYNVEVFVTVNVSILECEIIDVIEYVYYLYCVGVDGVIVEDIGLGSLISSLIPDLNLHASTQMTIHDYSFTKWLACNGYSSVNVSREVPIGRIHMIKSSALADNLDVDVEAFVHGAICYCYSGCCLMSSFLGGRSGNRGICAQPCRLKYSLFSSNGNEIAESNYLLSTRDLCTYHDVDKLVNAGVNTIKIEGRMKTSEYVTATTYAYKNAVSGNLSSDDEYMLDVAFNRGFSSGYMMENECYDVVNRKYSGNQGFMIGYIDRVYDDEIRIHLTNRKYPIEIVNGDGLKFVDEKSSCGMYVSGIVSQGKDFVKLKLNKKLNLTKDSFVYITYSKFLENKTKAIINEDNTNKVAIDLLININNERELEVKCSIPSMGKCFNYKATEKFQKAKNRPLTCDVIDKQLRKTGDTQYSIENIEYTNFYDDLFMPTSVINAIRRDLIEYVDSEIRKSQNPTHKKQQQVRQSIDEFKDAYKNKTYNTTDTVKYGAYITSKKQAEIVAGYDFIDDVYYDGSFNYDIKGHYYKNIFYSLRDIATVIGDKNLIWTLPALCGDSEVGKINSIIEQLKDEGIAIKIQTDNIGVASEINSCDCYGVNLNIYNNYTVEKLATTPEFKRLAISTELGFDDLVSFDVNSDCELEYMIFGKLRLMISEDNFKDIIGENKDEFYYLKDTKNNTYQLRIDAHNHSQIYDEKTLDLTNHIEKLEKTAIDNLSLDLRLYNTTQTREIMKYIDSKVNKKQVYKLPEDMKTYTANFKKGLYKK
- a CDS encoding sulfite exporter TauE/SafE family protein is translated as MDFLLYILLLLCGGCFSGLMAGLLGVGGGIIITPIQYNLMLMNGVEASIALPMSFATSLAVIFVTMINSSQKHYKNGMIEKTGLGLLMIFGVIGAVSGALISTTVNVRYLEIFFGIVCIFSAINMIVLKYPENDDNINKNSLAHGLLGLIAGLLSGLMGVGGGVIMIPALTILFKYPTRKAIGTSSAAIIATSLGGIIAYIILGQGVVGLPSFSIGYVNILQFVFIAITSTLISGYAAKLSQKINTKYLKALQVVLVLYIGLNMLRII